A stretch of the TM7 phylum sp. oral taxon 349 genome encodes the following:
- a CDS encoding type II/IV secretion system protein, whose translation MALMTDDMQEKLIKLLTDEGLVSRDVIKRAAQAAKQSNTPLLATLTSNGTIDEELLTHAIAQVSGVPYVNLTSSIIDQSILSLLPSDIAERFMAVPLAEVQNRLAVAMIDANNVQAVDYLANRIQRPLKVFMASEAGVRHVLDQYKTDLSSVDEAAQVSQAEAAQEAARDIKTIVQDSPISRALSTVLEYAVKSRASDVHIEPLEKSLKIRCRIDGVLREVMQLPKSIEPALVSRIKILSNLKIDEHRIPQDGQFTVRVSDKEVDLRIAISPVVWGEQVVIRLLDKAGNLFDLEQMGYAGRSLRTIRKGIKRPNGMVLTSGPTGSGKSTSLYALIKEIKTDAINIVTLEDPVEYKMDGVNQIQVNTDVGLTFANGLRSILRQDPDVVMVGEMRDGETANLGVQAALTGHLVFSTLHTNSAAGVLPRLLDMGIEPFLIASTVNTIIGQRLVRRVANRRDAYWSTPLETQMIKETVGHLLPKTKEEVANISADLGYKDLPLAGQTAYTLVKGRDTPATPHGYAGRAGIFEVMDVTEAIQNLIVKRATSAEIQHKAIEQGMITMRQDGYLKALTGITTLEEVNRVTSADTA comes from the coding sequence ATGGCGTTGATGACCGATGATATGCAAGAGAAGCTTATCAAGCTCTTAACGGACGAAGGGCTTGTTTCTCGTGATGTCATCAAACGGGCAGCGCAAGCAGCGAAGCAGAGTAACACGCCTCTCCTTGCGACGCTCACGTCGAACGGAACGATTGATGAAGAGCTATTGACGCACGCAATTGCACAGGTATCGGGTGTACCGTATGTTAATTTAACGTCAAGTATCATTGATCAGAGCATTTTGTCGCTATTGCCGTCCGATATTGCTGAGCGGTTCATGGCAGTGCCACTTGCCGAGGTGCAGAATCGCCTCGCTGTAGCGATGATTGATGCGAATAATGTGCAGGCGGTTGATTACCTAGCGAACCGTATTCAGCGACCTCTGAAAGTCTTTATGGCATCGGAAGCAGGTGTGCGTCACGTACTTGATCAGTATAAGACCGATCTATCAAGCGTTGATGAGGCGGCGCAAGTCTCACAGGCAGAAGCGGCGCAGGAAGCGGCACGCGATATAAAAACAATCGTGCAAGACTCGCCGATTAGCCGAGCACTAAGTACAGTGCTTGAATATGCCGTAAAGAGCCGCGCAAGCGATGTTCATATTGAGCCGCTTGAAAAATCGCTGAAGATCCGCTGTCGTATTGATGGTGTGCTACGCGAAGTGATGCAGCTGCCAAAAAGTATTGAGCCAGCACTGGTGAGCCGTATAAAGATTTTATCCAACTTAAAGATTGATGAGCATCGTATTCCGCAGGACGGACAATTCACAGTGCGCGTAAGCGATAAAGAAGTTGACCTACGTATTGCAATTAGTCCGGTAGTGTGGGGTGAGCAGGTTGTTATTCGCCTGCTTGATAAAGCGGGAAATTTGTTTGATCTAGAACAAATGGGATACGCTGGACGCTCGCTCCGCACGATTCGCAAGGGTATCAAGCGACCGAACGGCATGGTGTTGACAAGTGGTCCAACAGGAAGCGGTAAATCGACGAGCTTATATGCGTTGATTAAGGAAATTAAAACGGACGCAATTAATATTGTCACGCTTGAGGATCCGGTTGAGTATAAGATGGACGGCGTGAACCAGATTCAGGTTAATACTGATGTTGGGTTGACGTTTGCAAATGGACTACGCTCAATTCTGCGTCAAGATCCAGATGTGGTAATGGTTGGTGAGATGCGTGACGGCGAAACTGCGAACCTTGGTGTGCAGGCAGCGCTGACAGGGCACTTAGTGTTTTCAACACTGCATACAAACTCGGCGGCAGGTGTGTTGCCACGCTTGTTGGATATGGGAATTGAGCCATTTTTGATCGCAAGCACGGTTAATACAATTATCGGTCAGCGACTTGTGCGGCGCGTGGCGAATCGACGTGATGCATATTGGTCGACGCCGCTTGAAACGCAGATGATTAAAGAAACGGTCGGGCATTTACTGCCGAAGACAAAAGAGGAAGTCGCGAACATTTCGGCGGATTTAGGCTATAAAGACTTGCCACTTGCCGGTCAAACCGCTTATACTTTAGTGAAGGGGCGCGATACGCCGGCAACGCCACATGGATACGCTGGTCGCGCTGGTATTTTTGAGGTGATGGATGTAACCGAAGCAATTCAGAATTTAATTGTGAAACGTGCTACAAGCGCCGAAATACAGCATAAGGCAATTGAGCAAGGTATGATTACGATGCGTCAAGATGGTTATCTAAAGGCGCTAACAGGAATCACCACATTGGAAGAAGTTAATCGCGTGACGTCGGCAGACACCGCATAA
- a CDS encoding type IV pilus twitching motility protein PilT, which translates to MEILLEEVVKKHASDLHIQVGLPPMLRVDGSLSPVAGTQSLDEATVERLVFRILDEDQQQILLKDKEFDFSFAFGDLGRFRVNAFHERGNLAAALRLIPNEIKSVQELGLPPVVLSFADYPRGLVLVTGPTGSGKSTTLAALVDKVNSEKAQHIITIEDPIEFTHKSKKSVVVQREVHYDTYSFSAALRSSLRQDPDVVLIGEMRDLETISAAITIAETGHLVFATLHTNSAAQSIDRMIDVFPPHQQPQIRAQLANILMGICSQRLVPSIGGGRVVAAEILVANPAVRNVIREGKSHQLDAIIQTGADQGMQTMDRTLVNLVQSGTITYDNAREFAVDLTEFERLMRG; encoded by the coding sequence ATGGAGATATTGCTTGAGGAAGTTGTTAAGAAACATGCGAGCGACTTACATATTCAGGTTGGATTGCCTCCGATGCTGCGTGTTGATGGTTCGCTTTCGCCGGTTGCGGGGACGCAGTCGCTTGACGAAGCGACAGTAGAGCGGTTAGTGTTTCGCATTCTTGATGAAGACCAGCAACAGATCTTGCTGAAAGATAAAGAGTTTGACTTTAGCTTTGCGTTTGGCGATCTTGGGCGTTTCCGTGTGAACGCATTCCATGAGCGCGGTAATCTGGCGGCGGCGCTGCGCTTAATCCCAAATGAAATTAAGTCTGTGCAAGAACTTGGGCTGCCACCAGTGGTCTTATCGTTTGCAGATTATCCGCGCGGACTTGTACTCGTAACCGGACCAACTGGTTCTGGTAAGTCGACGACGCTTGCAGCGCTTGTTGATAAAGTTAATAGCGAAAAGGCGCAGCATATCATCACGATTGAAGATCCGATTGAATTTACACATAAGTCAAAGAAGTCAGTAGTAGTACAGCGTGAAGTCCACTATGATACGTACTCGTTTTCGGCGGCGCTGCGTTCAAGCTTGCGCCAAGATCCGGATGTCGTGCTGATTGGAGAGATGCGTGATCTTGAGACGATTTCGGCGGCGATCACGATTGCTGAAACGGGGCACTTAGTGTTTGCGACGTTGCACACTAACTCAGCAGCACAAAGTATTGATCGTATGATCGACGTCTTTCCGCCGCACCAGCAGCCGCAAATCCGCGCGCAGCTCGCAAATATCTTGATGGGTATTTGCTCGCAGCGTTTAGTACCGTCAATTGGTGGCGGACGCGTTGTTGCGGCTGAAATTTTGGTAGCAAATCCGGCAGTTCGCAACGTTATTCGTGAAGGCAAGAGCCATCAGCTTGACGCAATTATTCAAACTGGCGCCGATCAGGGTATGCAGACGATGGATCGTACGCTTGTAAATTTGGTACAAAGCGGTACGATTACGTACGATAACGCACGGGAATTCGCTGTTGATCTGACGGAGTTTGAAAGGTTGATGAGGGGGTAA
- a CDS encoding type II secretion system F family protein, whose amino-acid sequence MKKFNYEARDKATGEIVKSLVQADSETSAAKVLIEQGYMPLTIKEEGGDNNVFARFANRITNKDKIVFSRQLATLIGAGLPLTQSLRTVLDQTSNKRMQEVIQEIVADVEGGKTLSSAFSKHPEVFNKIYIALVTAGEASGTLDEALKRIAAQQEKDAAMLSKIRGAMIYPAIVLVVMVAVMLFMIFTIVPQVEKLYSDMKETLPLLTAVLISVSNFMIKFWWLALIILAVIAYFARQYFKTDAGIRTLDTIKLNMPPFNGMMRRLYMARFTRTGQTLLATGVPMLDMLKISSEAVNNVIVSEEITRAAGKVQSGKALSAALEHEDYILLMVPQMIKIGEQSGKIDEMMGKTAQVYEDELDEQIKAISTMIEPALMVVLAIFAGGLIGAILYPIYGLVTKIH is encoded by the coding sequence GTGAAAAAATTTAACTACGAAGCGCGCGACAAAGCGACAGGCGAAATCGTAAAGTCGCTTGTGCAGGCGGATTCTGAAACATCGGCGGCAAAAGTATTGATTGAGCAGGGCTATATGCCGCTCACGATTAAGGAAGAGGGCGGCGATAACAATGTCTTTGCGCGGTTTGCAAATCGTATTACTAACAAAGACAAAATCGTATTTTCGCGCCAACTTGCGACGTTGATTGGCGCGGGGTTGCCGCTAACGCAGAGTTTACGTACTGTGCTTGACCAGACGAGCAATAAGCGTATGCAAGAGGTTATTCAAGAGATTGTTGCGGATGTCGAGGGCGGTAAAACTCTATCGAGTGCTTTTTCAAAACATCCGGAGGTGTTCAATAAAATTTATATCGCGCTTGTTACTGCCGGCGAAGCGTCTGGCACGCTTGATGAAGCGCTTAAGCGTATTGCCGCCCAGCAAGAAAAAGACGCTGCTATGCTTAGTAAAATCCGCGGCGCTATGATATACCCGGCAATCGTGCTCGTTGTAATGGTTGCGGTCATGCTATTTATGATATTTACCATTGTGCCGCAAGTCGAAAAACTGTACAGTGACATGAAAGAAACGTTGCCACTTCTAACAGCTGTTCTCATATCAGTATCAAACTTTATGATAAAGTTTTGGTGGCTGGCGCTCATTATTCTAGCGGTTATTGCATACTTTGCGCGGCAGTACTTCAAAACAGATGCTGGTATTCGTACGCTTGATACGATTAAGCTCAATATGCCACCGTTTAACGGCATGATGCGCCGTCTGTATATGGCACGGTTTACGCGTACTGGACAGACGCTTTTGGCAACGGGCGTGCCGATGCTTGATATGCTTAAGATATCATCCGAAGCCGTGAATAATGTGATTGTAAGCGAAGAGATTACGCGCGCTGCTGGTAAAGTGCAAAGTGGCAAGGCACTTTCGGCGGCTCTTGAACACGAGGACTATATTCTGCTTATGGTGCCGCAGATGATAAAAATCGGCGAGCAGTCGGGTAAAATTGATGAGATGATGGGTAAGACAGCGCAAGTTTACGAGGATGAGCTTGACGAGCAGATTAAAGCGATCTCGACGATGATTGAACCGGCGTTAATGGTTGTTTTAGCTATTTTTGCGGGTGGCTTGATCGGGGCAATTTTGTATCCTATTTATGGCTTAGTGACTAAGATTCACTAA